A window of Daucus carota subsp. sativus chromosome 2, DH1 v3.0, whole genome shotgun sequence genomic DNA:
gaaataaatattttacaaacaAAACTTTTTACTgcgtaaaaatatattatgtttatatCCAAAATAAGAAattagtaaaaatataatttgaaaagatgtaatttctaaatattaaaatttaagtaaaataaGTAGCTcacaaaattagaaaaatcatgCAATGGCATGGCAGGGATATCAACAACAATTGGACGTGCAATAGTAAAAGAATAAAATACGAAAGGAAGCTTTCAAAAAAGTTCTCTCTCTCGACATTTGATATTgaacacatatttttaagtattttacttgggtagttaaaaatattattttataaattttttttctgaataaaattatctaacaaaatcacaaaaaaagcaattaaaaaataatttttagtttgaaCGTCTAAATCAAAACGTTAGATAAGAAAAGATAAGAAAAAATGAGAGTGGTACAAAAGCAAGAAAGTACAAGTGTGCAAACTGACTAGCTGagcattttgaaaaagaattgtCACAcgaaaataatattaaagttaGTGCAATATATAAACAACGTCAGAGACCTGTATAATTAACGTAGCCTAATTAGCTGCTCGGACGTGGAATCTTTTACTCTCTGGCACTATTAAATATGTAATGATTGAAGCAAGCAAGTCTACACATACACACTCACCAATCACCATACCTCTTGTATAAATATACTCACAGACCCATGAAAGTTTTGTACTACTAAGTTTGAGAATATAACCCTAATATTCTGCACGTAAAGTCAGGTGATAATGGCAAAGATTGCATTAGGCAGCAGCGCGGAGGCGCTCCAGCCCGACTGTTTCAAAGCTCTCGTTGTTGAATTTATCTGCACCTTTCTTTTCGTCTTCGCCGGTGTGGGATCGGCCATGGCCACTGGTACTTGACTATTCCAATTTATTTATGGATTTGTCTAGTGTGTAGCGTGTGTCCATGTGGACATGCTAATCGcagaattttatatgtttgagaTATTTTGATAGGTgtggtggttgcatatgcagggatccatcattattaaaatatgaaagttaATAAAAATAGTCAAACTTATTAATTCCACGCTTAGCATGTGTCAGGGCAGACACGGGAAAAACCGTTTATTTATTAGtttgctttttaattttaattttatcgaAGCTATAGCTACACAGCTAATTGATATGTAACGGTGCATGCAGATAAGCTGAGTGGAAATGAGGTGGTGGGACTATTTTTTGTGGCGATGGCGCATACACTAGTGGTGGCTGTCATGATCTCTGCAGGATTTAAAATCTCCGGCGGTCATTTAAACCCCGCCGTCACGCTCGGCCTGTGTGTGGGTGGTCATATCACCGTCGTCCGCTCCATCCTTTACTGGATTGATCAGTGTTTAGCTTCTGTGGCTGCTTGTGCTCTTCTTAAGTATCTTACTGGAGGATTGGTAAAACCCTATCTTCGaaaattttatgatatgtataatattcttttaataCCTAATTAACAAACTAATAGCCTGCCAACTACAAACTGTTTTACTGAAACTAATGATTATCTGAGACATTTAATTTAGGTTAAGCTGACTTGTAAGAAATTgacaaacaaaacatatattctCTAAAATATACAAGTACCTCTTGAGAACGTCCATCATTATATGATTGCGTGTTGAAAATACGTGCGGATCTAGGATTTAAACATTGGGGGCATTaagcaaattttcggaaaatatctatataattttgaaattttgtggaggcacttctataattttgcaaatttagaataattatgaaaaaatattaaatttttttttagggGGCAGTGTCCTCTACCTCTTCTTAGATCCGCTCCTCGTTGAAAAGAAGTGGCTAAAATAAAATTGGACGGAGAGATGTCAGCGTATATGCATAATGCACCAGCACAAACCTAGTCATATATAGacctaaatataaaatatttaatttaagtatGGCTCCAGCGAATCATATTTCCCAACTGTGATAATGATGCACGTATATAAATGAATATAGAAAACAGTCTGAAAGTTTTTGttcaattatttgatttttaaaatttgagtgGTTGATGTAATTTGATATGTGCAGAATACTCCGGTACACACACTGGCTGCTGGAATGGACAGTCTACAAGGAGTTGTCATGGAGATTGTTTTGACGTTTTCCTTGTTATTCACAGTCTATGCAACTCTTGTGGATCCTGAGAAGGGATTTCTTTATGGTTTAGGCCCTTTACTTACTGGATTTGTGGTGGGGGCCAACATCATGGCTGGTGGGGCTTTCTCCGGGGCTTCCATGAACCCGGCTAGATCATTTGGGCCTGCTCTGGTTACCGGAATATGGACTGATCACTGGGTCTATTGGGTTGGGCCACTCATTGGTGGCGGGCTTGCTGGCCTGGTTTATGAGAACTTTTTCATTGTTAGGTCTTATGTTGTTATTTCAAGGGATGATGAAGAGAGCTAAACGTTATGCTCTATTGCTCTTTATCTTTGTTCAATCTATCAATCAATTGCATGACTACAATTCTACAAATCTGTTGATCTGTGTTTAATTTTGTAAATCACCACTTACAAATCGTAAGAAGGCCAAGATCGATAGTTTAGACCGTactaaaatttgatcaattaaaattaaaaaatatttatacaaaacaTCTCATTTAAAAGGATGATGTATCATTTGTTTTGCCTATTTCGCCATAGGGTATGCAAATATTGGCCGGGAAAATACAGTTGTGCGCATACTTGTTGGATTGTTGAGGTCTTATGGAGTTGTGGGGCAATTTACTTCTGCCTATAATTGTAGTCGACAAGATGTCCCGTGGGGAAGACCAAAACAACATCAGTTCACACTACTACAGTCATGAAAGCTGCACGAAGTAGCAGGGCACTATAGTTAACACTGGAGAGAGAGGCTAGCTACACATGAATATGCACTAAATCACGACAGTTATTGTGTATTTAaagtacaaatataaatattaaattttcgtctcatattttcatattttcggGGAGTAAGTGAGCTACCATGTTCGGGATATGAACGTACAAGTATGCCCAACCAGATTAGTAAGCTGACCCGGATACTGATTTAACAAAAAAGACAGAGTGAAGTACTCAAGTTGATACCTGGGGTCTAGAATGTCGAGAGAGTTGAAATAATTTGTAATAGTTTCATCAATGATCAAATTGATATGTCATCAATGACAAGATGATAATTAACACGTTTAATAAAACTCAAGTGAATTTTCCAGGTTGCTGCCGCTGTGGAAAAACCTGCTTATTTCATCTTCATAAATAAGCGTCTCAGTACCAGTACTGCTCAACATTAATTTAAACTCTCTAACCAACTAGCTACACTTTCCGACTCAAACCTCAAAAAATGGACAGAAACCTAGAAGTGGCGGTCATAAAGGGCGATGTTGCTGCCTTCCTCAAACTTGTGTCTCAAAACCCGAATTCCGTACACCAAACAGTTTACAAATCATTAAACACCGTGCTTCATCTAGCTGCGAGATTCGGTCATGTCGAATTAGCAGCCGAAATCGTGAAACTGCGCCCTGAACTGGTGGCTGCAGAGAATAGAGACCTGGAGACGCCTTTGCATGAGGCATGCAAAGAGGGCCATGTTAAGGTGATGAAGTTGCTGCTAGAGTCTGATCCGTTGGTTATTTATAAGCTCAATATCCGCCAAGAGAGTGTGCTTTTCGTGGCGTGTCAGAGAGGAAGAGTTCAAGTGGTGAAGGAATTACTGGTGTTCTTTCCAAATCTACTAATGCTCGAGGTGGATGCTTTGAGTAGTACTTCCCTTCATGTGGCCGCTTCAGCTGGTCATACAGGTACATCCCAATCTTGATTCCAACTTAATTACTTTGATTcctgttctttttctttttgtaacAAAATCAACCACAAAAATTTGTGTCTTGATTCTCACCCAGTTCCGTATGATATCATGATAAACTAATGACCAAGTGTTTCCAAAATTTTGGATATAGAAATGCACTTTAAGTTACATAAAACAACTTTATCGATTTCCATTTTCAAGCTATTTTCTGTTCAACTGTATACCATcataatatcatttttaattatataccaTCTCGTCTTTAGAAGAACAGTACATGGACGTAGGATGTTATAATTTCTCTCTCGTATATTACACTACAACGTTACATTGGAGGGAAGTTCTCATCATCTAATGCATAATATCATTTCAACACAACCTGGTGATGAAATTGCGTTGGATATGGCACAACTCTCCTGATAAACAAACTTACTTTAAAAAATGAtcgagtgtgtgtgtgtgtaattatATAGTGCAATATGATGTTAGGTGTACCTGTACAAGTATAATCGATAAAAAAgaacaaattacaaaaataataatattttatctgtCGGCTAAATATCATTGACCTGTAACGGAGTTGACTTGTCCTTTTCTCGATGATGTTCCTATCTAATACCACTCCTTATATATTGATGGAAATAGCTTGTGATCGTGATTGAACTCTTAATCTAGCTCTTAAAGCATATAGTGTTTGTAAACTCATATGAATTAAGTTTCTTAATTCTCTGTTAATACATATTGGAACGTTAATTTTGAACACGTGACttgatttaagaaatttcaCACGGCATGAAATGATAACTTTGGTAACCAAAACACTTActaatattttctttaattaattacatatatctataaatattttttttcaaattttagtgACCATATATTTAGCTAACTTGCCCTTAATATCATCTTTATGGTGCAACTACTTTCATAAGAGGTACAAAAGTCCTAATGCATTAAAAGTCGTAATGCATTTGCAAGTTGCATGCTTGTGTCCAACTTGCTGGAGTAAAGGGTCCCGAGAGAAGGCGACCGCCGGCCCCCAAAACTAGAGGAAATAATTTCCTAAAATATGCAGAATTCTGAATTCATCGATTATCTTTTTCATCATTAATTTGTTGATACGTCAAGAGTTGAAATAATTTGTGTTTTCATCATGGTCTCATCTCTGCCTTGATGCGAACTTGCTGAATACAtgcatttttatataaaactcAACATTTCTGGAGTAATGTTTTCatacctttttttttaaatattttttttaaaattaagtattaTGCCCATATTTCTACATTGCCTCCTCCCCTTTTAAAGTTAAGGTCAACTCTTGACCTTAGAGTTGCTTACTTTTCTTAATTAGTATAGCGAGACAGACTCGGATATATACATTATTATATgagattattatattttttatgacggTTTTATTTATGTCTATCTTTTATGTCCATATCTCTCTTcaacaaaaatttatttaatttattctaCTTTTTACGCAAATACTAGCGGCTCAGTTGGccttttcataattaaataggATGCATGTATACAGCAGCGGATCAGACTACAAAATTAAAGGAGGccaatgttttaaaaaaaaattaagaggggtaaaaaaaattgaggggtcaatttcaattttacaacctaaaatatgtataatattaaaaaaaaaaccctacTAAGATCCGCTTCTACATGTATAGTTGTATACATAGGGAATGTTCTAACTTTGGAGAAACTTTACTAAAAACATAAATACTTGTTAAAACGCATCTTCCACCTTCGTTGATTATAAACATTGTGTTCTAACACATACTTGTTATCATTGTTGATTATAAGTAGTgtctttattttatagattttaaaataatatgtatttatttaaatttatattatcacATATGAATTTATACTGAAAATGATAATTACTCTAAATAAGATTCTGCGTTTTTTCGAACAGAAATTGTGAAGGAAATATTGAAAG
This region includes:
- the LOC108210235 gene encoding aquaporin TIP4-1, with translation MAKIALGSSAEALQPDCFKALVVEFICTFLFVFAGVGSAMATDKLSGNEVVGLFFVAMAHTLVVAVMISAGFKISGGHLNPAVTLGLCVGGHITVVRSILYWIDQCLASVAACALLKYLTGGLNTPVHTLAAGMDSLQGVVMEIVLTFSLLFTVYATLVDPEKGFLYGLGPLLTGFVVGANIMAGGAFSGASMNPARSFGPALVTGIWTDHWVYWVGPLIGGGLAGLVYENFFIVRSYVVISRDDEES